The Erythrolamprus reginae isolate rEryReg1 chromosome 3, rEryReg1.hap1, whole genome shotgun sequence genome contains a region encoding:
- the GDF5 gene encoding growth/differentiation factor 5, which translates to MKIQYFLSILLWHFSWFYLVFISLILNSAETSQGNLGLKLGLSKVDGKERHPLPRTGSFRTGSHEYNTDNSKSRTRNNTAQAEALLAKADISKKTLAKARSTEKHATSNRQPGIRTVTPKAQNFGPKAPLKKSGTGNPASSFKTKTIKEPITQRDSKEAFGHPAVIPHEYMLALYQTLSDAEQKDINGSMKLEMGLANTITSFIDKRQDDQTPVKKQKYMFDISALEKDGLLGAELRILRKKADIWKPHPPEKTYQVKLSSCCTSRQASILLESRRVNIIDTAKWEVFDIWKVFRNFKNFNNLCFELEALEKGRPVDLRIVGFNRTGRQVNEKALFLVFGRTKKRDLFFNEIKARSGQDDKTVYEYLFSQRRKRRAPLTNRQGKRPNKNLKAKCSRKLLHVNFKEMGWDDWIIAPLEYEAYHCEGLCEFPLRSHLEPTNHAVIQTLMNSMDPESTPPTCCVPTRLNPISILFIDSANNVVYKQYEEMVVESCGCR; encoded by the exons ATGAAAATCCAGTACTTTCTTTCTATACTGCTTTGGCACTTCAGTTGGTTTTATCTGGTTTTCATTTCCTTAATATTGAATTCTGCTGAAACAAGTCAAGGTAACCTAGGGTTGAAATTGGGATTGTCTAAAGTAGATGGAAAAGAGAGGCACCCATTGCCAAGGACAGGTTCTTTTAGAACAGGAAGCCATGAATATAATACTGACAATTCCAAGTCTAGAACAAGAAATAATACTGCTCAAGCTGAAGCTCTTTTGGCAAAGGCTGACATTTCAAAAAAGACTTTGGCTAAAGCAAGGAGTACAGAAAAACATGCAACTTCAAATAGACAACCAGGAATAAGGACGGTGACTCCAAAGGCTCAGAATTTTGGCCCTAAGGCCCCACTGAAAAAATCTGGCACAGGGAATCCAGCGAGTTCCTTCAAAACGAAAACAATCAAAGAACCTATTACCCAAAGGGACTCTAAAGAGGCATTCGGGCATCCTGCTGTCATACCACATGAATATATGCTTGCCTTATACCAAACTCTTTCTGATGCAGAACAGAAAGATATAAATGGAAGTATGAAACTGGAGATGGGACTTGCCAATACAATTACAAGTTTCATAGACAAGAGACAAG ATGATCAAACTCCAGTTAAAAAGCAAAAATACATGTTTGACATCAGTGCTCTAGAGAAAGATGGTTTACTGGGGGCAGAATTGCGGATTTTAAGAAAAAAAGCTGATATTTGGAAGCCTCATCCTCCTGAGAAAACGTATCAAGTGAAGCTATCCAGTTGCTGTACAAGCAGGCAAGCATCCATACTCTTGGAGTCTCGAAGAGTCAACATCATAGATACAGCAAAATGGGAAGTGTTTGACATTTGGAAAGTGTTTAGGaactttaaaaactttaataacttgTGTTTTGAACTGGAGGCTCTTGAAAAGGGAAGGCCTGTTGATTTAAGGATTGTGGGATTTAACAGAACAGGAAGGCAAGTCAATGAAAAGGCTCTTTTTTTAGTATTTGGTAGAACAAAGAAAAGAGACTTGTTTTTCAACGAAATAAAAGCCAGATCTGGTCAAGATGACAAAACTGTTTATGAATACCTATTTAgtcaaagaagaaagagaagggctCCTTTAACAAATCGACAAGGAAAGCGGCCAAACAAAAATTTGAAGGCAAAATGTAGCAGAAAACTACTCCATGTCAATTTTAAGGAGATGGGTTGGGATGACTGGATAATTGCTCCTCTTGAATATGAAGCGTATCATTGTGAAGGACTTTGTGAATTTCCTCTTCGGTCTCATCTAGAACCCACCAATCATGCTGTTATCCAAACATTAATGAACTCCATGGATCCAGAATCAACACCTCCCACTTGTTGTGTTCCGACAAGGCTGAACCCTATTAGCATTTTGTTTATTGATTCTGCTAATAATGTAGTTTATAAACAATATGAAGAGATGGTGGTAGAGTCATGTGGCTGTAGATAG